acaggcaggcgtaggggcgtggtaattggctcatgtgttacttaggaggtgtttccatctgtgacggcatgctgatatgatttcattgcgcttgttgagggttgacaggtctgggtgatatatagtaaaacgtttctcttttaagcataggttgcatcttttattaccactgttgtaaggtgtgctggatgcaagaatttgccatgtcattgaatattcaacattgtctgaggttccaaatgtgcttgctgagttctgtagaattccgcaaggtctggtttctaaaggaggccttgtgattattccatctggcttcaaACCCTcctttcttatatatatatttggtcaGGAATAAAACGGAGGCTATTTTATCCCTACAATCCTGAAATAGCCTTAATTTTTCCGGAtctaacgtgtatatatatatatatatatatatatatatatatatatgtatatatatgtatatgtgtttgtgtttgtgtttgtatatacatgtgtatgtgtgtactgtaaatatgtgtatgtatatatatatatatatacacatgtatgtatatatatatatatatatatatatatatatatgcaaaagagatgattattacattataaaacattgtttttatcaTGAATGTACATGGGTTCCATAAGAAGAAACAATAAGCGGccgagaacatccatccatttcctaccgcttgtccctctgggGTTCACGTgggggtgctggatcctatcCCAAATAACATTTTATGGTTATTGTACTTATAGTTTAGCAAGCaaaatttacattaaaaaaaacccaaacaaaaaaaaaacatttaagatATATTACAAGACAAAAATTGGTTAACCTCATGTCTAAATAgttcattattgtttttgttaCAGTGGTAAAAATATTGTTCTCATTATTTAAGTGTGAATGTTTTCCTAGCTGAGTTTGTAAAAATGAGCTAAATTTCTCCTCCTGCATCAAACTGAGAGGCGATTGTAACATTTCGACCAGAAGACAGGACATGACATGTAGTTTATTGTAATTATGGTGAATACATGACATGCATGTGAACATAGACAATTCAGTGCACTTAACTCTATGCAGTCCGACTGGACATGTACTTTACTGGAGCGCCCCCTTGTGGATAAATAACTACAGGCAGCTATGTGGCATTTGATATTATTAGAAGGTACACGTGGAGATGTTTATTGTTGAACTGCAGTATATTTTCTCACTTGAGGGAGCGCATGAGGGACTGAAGCCAACCGAGATGGCGGGAGACTTTCTGAAAGATGAACCCCTTGCTGCAGTCGGCCCCTGGCGGCTGGCTGACCACCCCGGTGAGGAAGAACACCTCCCTGTACAAGGTGAGCAGGGGGCTGCCGGAGCTCATGGTGCAGTCGGCGTTGGCGCGAGCAGCTGTGCAGCCCATTTTGTTGTTGACCAAATTGGGATGAGTCTGCAGGCACTGAGTCAGGCCGTTGTACGCCAGGTGGTTGAGGGTGAGCGGGCCTTGGAAAGAAGACCCCTCCTGGGGTTCTTTCCAACCGGTGACCACAGCTGGAATCTCTGCGGTCATGAGGACGTTCTCTGCAAAATCTCTCTCGGGCAGGCAGGCGGCGGTCGCTTCCTTGCCGATTACGATGCGGTCGCGAAGCTCCACCACCGCCAGGTCGTTTTCAGGGCGACCCTCCACATAGCGAGGGTGCACGTGGGAGATTTTCACGTAACGGGTCTGCTCGCCGCCGTCACTGGTCACCTTGCCTGGGGAAAAGAGGAACTTCAAGATGGGGAATTCCTGAATACGTCATACGTGCAAAAGTATTGGGAAACGTGGCCATGATAGGAAGTACaaaccctaaaaccagtgaagtttccactttgtgtaaatggtaaataaaaacataatataatcatttattcaattgaatagattgcaaagacaagatacttaacgttcaaactcgtaaacttagTTATTtctggcaaatattagctcatttggaatttgatgcctgcaacatgtttcaaaaaagctggcacgagtggcaaaaaacactgagaaagttgaggaatgctcatcaaacacttatttggaacatcccaaaagTGAACAGGCTCATtaggaacaggttggtgccatggttgggtataaaagcagcttccatgaaatgctcagtcattcacaaacaagaatagggcgagagtcaccactttgtgaacaaatgcatgagcaaattgttcaacagtttaagaacaacatttctcaacaagctattgcaagaaatttaggggtttcaccatctacggtccataatgtcatcaaaaggtttagagaatctggagaaatcactgctcgtaagtgatgatattacggaccttctatccctccggcggtactgaatcaaaaagcgacatcagtgtgtaaaggatattaccacatgagctcaggaacacttcaggaaaaaactgtcagtgactacagatggtcgctacatctgtaagtgcaagataaaactttacagtgcaaagcgaaagccatttatcaacaacacccagaaaagctgcCGGCTCTGCTgggccggcagcgtttctggtctaaagagtccatccatccattttctaccgcttattccctttcggggtcgcgggaagcgctggcgcctatctcagctacaatcgggcggaaggcagggtacaccctggacaagtcgccacctcatcgcagggccaacacagatagacagacaacattcacactcacattcacacactagggccaatttagtgttgccaatcaacctatccccaggtgcatgtctttggaagtgggaggaagccggagtacccggagggaacccacgcattcacggggagaacatgcaaactccacacagaaagatcccgagcctggatttgaacccaggactgcaggaacttcgtattgtgaggcagacgcactaacccctctgccaccgtgaagcccgtctaaagagtccacatttcaaatagtttttggaaactgtggacattgtgtcctccggaacaaagaggaaaaactcaatccggattgttatagtcgcaaagttcaaaagccagtatctgtgctggtatgggggtgtattagtgcccaaggcatggttaacttacacatctgtgaaggcaccattaatgctgaaaggtacatacaggttttggtgcaacatatgttgccatccaagtaacgttataatggacgcccctgattatttgagcaagacaatgccaagccacgtgttacaacaacgtggcttcatagtaaaagagtgcgtgtactagactggcctgcctgtagtccagacctgtctcccattgaaaatgtgtggcacattatgaagcctaaaacaccccattggagaccccggactgttgaacaacttaagctgtacatcaagcaagaatggaaataattccacctgaaaagcttcaaaaattggtctcctcagtttccaaactgttgttaaaaagaaaggccatgtaacacagtggtaaaaatgcacctgggccaatttttttgcaatgtgttactgcCGTTAAATTCCAaggttatgattatttgcaaaaaaaaatgaagtttctcagtttgaccattaaatatcttgtctttgcagtctattcaattgaatataagttgaaaaggatttgcaaatcattgtattctgtttttatttacgatttacacaacttgccaacttcactggttttgtaaaaTCAGTGTTCCAGTCTTATGTTCTTTAACACCATTTTCATCCAAACATTCACTTTAAGGACCTTCCAGATGTGTTATCAGTTGTTTGGCCAATATGCTTCATAGAAACGTACTTTCAAttcaaatgcaatattttttgttcTTCTCCATCCTTACCAACAACCACTTGGAAAGAGGTGTGCTTTGTGGCACAGCGAGCTGAGGTCAACACCAGGTTTTCCTTCAGAATGACTCCGCTACAGAAGCCTTCCGACTCGGAACTCTTGAGAAGAGCCTGTGAACGCCGTCAACACAATCAATAGTAAGCTTCCCTTCCAGATAGTCCACATTTTCAACTTttttgtgtcaaatatgagtgtTCTATTTTTGTCTTGTGTTTATTCATACTTTTTATACAACacatgcattaaaggcctactgaaatgagattttcttatttaaacggggatagcaggtccattctatgtgtcatacttgatcatttcgcgagattgacatatttttgctgaaaggatttagtagataacattgacgataaagttcccaacttttggtcgctaataaaaaagccttgcctttaccggaagtagcagacgatgtgcgcgtgacgtcacgggttgtagggctcctcacatcctcacattgtttataattgatttgagcgaggatgaaagatttgtggatgaggacagttagagtgaagcactaggaaaaaaaaaaagaaaaaaaaaagccgagtgcagtgggagcgattcagatgttattagacacatttactaggataattctgaaaaatcccttatctgcttattgtgttaatagtgttttagtgagattataaagtcatacctgaaagtcggagggctgcggtgaccgccagtgtctctgagagaagccaatggaggagccaagatcacagctgctgcaagaggacgctaactccgcgcaagtctccggtaagagccgacttaatatcacaatttcctcatccaaaaacttgcaaGTTGACATGTgggagagaaacatgttcgctcaaacttcacaacaaagaaacaccggctgtgtttcggttgctaaaagcagctgcaatccaccgctttccaccaacagcattcttctttatagtctccattattaattgaacaaattgcaaaagattcagcaacacagatgtccaaaatactgtgtaattacgcgatgaaaagagacgacttttagccgtaagtggtgctgggctgatgtgtccgctacaacccgagacgtcacaaacacgcgtcatcattccgtgacgttttcaacaagaaactccgcgggaaatttaaaattgcaatttagtaaactaaaaaggccgtattggcatgtgttgcattgttaatatttcatcattgatatataaactatcagactgtgtggtcggtagtagtgggtttcagtaggcctttaaatagatcttttaaaaagcattaaatgaaatatttaatggggaactgcacttttttgggggaattttgcttattgttcacaatcattacgtaAGACACGACGacggatggatattttttttaagctttCTCAATATtagataaacataaataaaagtcagcttacagcggagccaatgggagcgccACTATATTgcccataaaatccgataaataaccTCCCCAAAATACTTAATGTAAATTTTTTGACTTGAATAtttaccaagtattagtgatattgttattataagcactaacgcagaccAACTATTTATAGCAACGATGTAATTACTACCGTGTGTCCCAATaattacatcatcgagtggtctgctgcttcctcgcttccttgctacTTGGAAGTTTGttttagatcataaatcatgcatctcacctggaaagtagatggctgaggacATATTCCAATTTGACAGCAATTTATGACCCAGAACTGGCGAGAACCACGTGAAAAGATGCTTGCTTTTCATGCGCAATTAATTTTATTGGATTCATTATTTTTAGGACACTTGTTTTATTTTCCTTGATTCAAACACAGcggtactgttcaaactgtgtaatatTTTGGTGGCAAAAGATATTTATACACTTTAtactgtttttaatgaatacttaagcctactacgCTATGGTATTTTATTGTTAGTCATTGTGGTGATAATTGGAGAATGATGTGTTTTTTGAGGTGGAACTTGGCGAAAAAATTTTTGAGAACTGTCGCAATGTAtacattttcagtgttttatcccggagtaaaataattattgtattagttgattaatacaaataatgaattaaaacaacaaatgttaaaaaatatgtatttgtaGTACATTTCCCCCACATTTACTTACTAACTTTACATCTGTTTATATtggggctgtcaaaaataaaaatgtaacttgtgtgattaatcacaaaatatattacattaatcCTGTATAAAAGCAGAtaaatcacacaatttattttgactgcaAAAACTCCTTTACCCTGACCGTGGCTGCTTACCTGAATGCATACGTCAGTGCAAAAAGGAGTGAGCTGGTGTGCTTGCTGGCAAAtttaacttcaaaataaaccctaacaggactttagataaaactgttaccaggTTTAAAGCGCATTTTTGAGCAAGTGAATGGCATACATTCAActggaaaaaaattaaagatgTCCCAgtgtgacattctgacaataaaatattgggctcttttttttttttaataaatacattatgcAAGTAAGTAATAATTTGTAATTAATCAGATTAATCCAAATTTAAAAgtttgattaatctgattaaaaatataatttgacagcactactctaaaaaaaaagatcaatattAAATCATTGTATGTACTCTAAATGTGGTAAATGCGTTAAATGTGGGAtcttgagccgaggatgtcgttgtggcttgtgcagccctttgagacactcttgatttagggctatataagtaaactttgattgatatttattTCCATTACAGCCGGTTATCAAACGAAAGCAAATAACAGTTGtggccagttaaaaaaaaaaaatagcattgaCAGCTCTGGCTGTAGGTAACTTccagatgttgtttttttatgaccaccacaagatggcagtagctacAGTTGAGCGGTCAGCATTTGGTAGCTTCATttgtatcaggggtgtcaaacatatggcccgcaggccggatcaggcccccaaacaggttttatccggcccgccggataagtttgctaagtataaaattgagccagaatttttgaatgaaataaacagttctaaatgtgtccactagatgtcacaatagaaattatttgtatctttgtagattatgctacaaaataaaccacaatatgttagtgcaccagtcgagggaaatgagcaaactacataaataacatcctataATTTGATTttgctattatttttttatcttgattgaaaattaacaccaatgagttgactgatgaacattatcacgtagtttattcagaaaataacgacaaataaagacagaatactattaactaAAACATGTAAgcgtaaaaaaacataattttgtaAATTTTCAGATTTTGCTTGTTCTaattttaacaaagaaaacaatctgtggTCGTCTTTATTTTcaggttatcgtgccgtgattttacgagtagatttttctccatgtggcccccaatctaaaatgagtttgacacccgtgattTACATCTTTAAAATGCTTTGTACTGCTCATGCTCACATTcactcctttaaaaaaaaaatccatattaaAGTGAAAAGATGAGTTTTGACATGCATTTTATTCCGATAATTGTGTTAGACATTGAAGTACTTTGTTTTGCATTTGGGTCTGAAATGTGCTTCACAAATGAGTTGGGATggattgtgtgtgtgttcccACCTGCCAGGGACACTCTCCGGAGGCACAGGCGAGTCCTTGGTAATTACTGCGGATGTTGCTGGACTTTCTCTCCTCCCACTGTCTCAGGCTGTTCACCTTCCCGCATGGATAGCGCACTGAGAAGGGGAGAGATTGCTGGATTGACAAATGGTACTTCGGTTTTCGTATGCTCcacttacagtcgtggtcaatgtcatggctgtcttaagtttccagtaatttccacaactcttattttttgtggtagattgattggagcacatacttgttggtcacaaaaaacattcatgaagtttggttcttttatgaatttattatgggtctactgactttgactttcccattgtcgcttTTGTAACCGAGTATAAAGAATGCATCACATGAGCCTTATTTAAACGGGCTccgagaagtcaacaggtgtcgtcaatcataatcactcccatgaagttaagaggccatgccatgaagctaatttgatttgattgtaacttttctacatcaccagaattgatcatgtatgtttctgtatgtatacttttgacccagcaaatttggccacattttcagtagatccataataaattcataaaagaaccaaacttcatgaatattttttgtgaccaacaagtaccatatttttcgttttataaatcgcagtttttttcatagtttggccgggggtgcgacttatactctggagcgacttgtgtgtgaaattattaacacattaccgtaaaatatcaaatagaaTTACTCATcacattcgcggaagagacgaaaaaaatgtcagcaatcgtcacacacacgtcaaccaataagaatttggcgaaggcgggtcatggcagaagtgcattgtgaaaaaaaagatgctTCCTGCTATTACTTCCCTACCTatgaaaatggatcatttcaacattggcggtaacttataaaaaatgagaagggctaaacaaaaatggcaccgaaaaggaaatcatgtactgcagattactagctggaagtagtgaaatatgcagcagaaaatggcAATGGAGCGATGACTCTGACGTAACGATAAAAGAGGGAGTTGTgcattgtctacctttggagttggcaaagTTATTTACAAGTGACACAGAGGAAgaaaatttcatcggatttagcgattaagagtgacagattgtttggtgaacgtatagcatgttctatatgttatagttatttgaatgactcttaccataatatgttatgttaacataccaggcaccttctcagttggttatttatgcgtcatataaggtacac
The DNA window shown above is from Nerophis ophidion isolate RoL-2023_Sa linkage group LG23, RoL_Noph_v1.0, whole genome shotgun sequence and carries:
- the proza gene encoding protein Z, vitamin K-dependent plasma glycoprotein a, which translates into the protein MHSSPTITAIVCLLAGAVVAIRSPAQTVFLDKQQASSLIYRQKRSVDGTSQQPSTLEQACMERVCTYEEARKHFQDSYRTDIFWSVYIDGDQCADKPCKNGALCSDSVGGYDCVCKAGFSGVHCETDQTLCTLEKNKGCSQFCKPGYMSYECSCAQGWKLSHSDRNKCEPAVRYPCGKVNSLRQWEERKSSNIRSNYQGLACASGECPWQALLKSSESEGFCSGVILKENLVLTSARCATKHTSFQVVVGKVTSDGGEQTRYVKISHVHPRYVEGRPENDLAVVELRDRIVIGKEATAACLPERDFAENVLMTAEIPAVVTGWKEPQEGSSFQGPLTLNHLAYNGLTQCLQTHPNLVNNKMGCTAARANADCTMSSGSPLLTLYREVFFLTGVVSQPPGADCSKGFIFQKVSRHLGWLQSLMRSLK